One segment of Ipomoea triloba cultivar NCNSP0323 chromosome 12, ASM357664v1 DNA contains the following:
- the LOC116000242 gene encoding WUSCHEL-related homeobox 11-like, whose protein sequence is MEDYQDSSSSTSSPKTTNSNNTPERNEGVRSRWNPKPEQILILESIFNSGMVNPPKEETVRIRKLLEKFGAVGDANVFYWFQNRRSRSRRRQRQLQLQATLGPPPATADHPHPAAAAAGVAISSCVFPPSSSASNSAVSSYFPNLLGSSSSSSSSPCCGGGVDDEMLCLSGGETMMSMNSAGIEPAGSSITPSSLMSSHDASHLQYPQPGLITVFINGVATEVPRGPIDMKAMFGGGEDELLLYHSSGIPIPINQFGILLQTLRHGESYFLVSRTA, encoded by the exons atggaAGATTATCAAGATTCATCATCTTCTACTTCTTCACCTAAAACCACCAACAGTAATAATACTCCGGAGAGAAACGAAGGCGTAAGATCAAGATGGAACCCTAAACCCGAACAAATCCTTATCCTGGAATCCATCTTCAACAGCGGGATGGTTAATCCTCCCAAGGAAGAAACCGTCAGGATTCGGAAACTTCTAGAGAAATTCGGCGCCGTCGGCGACGCCAACGTCTTCTACTGGTTCCAGAACCGCCGTTCCCGGTCCCGGCGCCGCCAGCGCCAGCTCCAGCTCCAGGCCACCCTCGGACCGCCGCCCGCCACCGCCGACCACCCTCatcccgccgccgccgccgcaggtGTTGCAATTAGTAGTTGTGTTTTTCCGCCTTCTTCTTCGGCTAGTAATTCCGCTGTTTCTAGTTACTTCCCGAATCTTCTCGGCTcgtcatcatcttcttcttcttctccttgcTGCGGCGGCGGCGTCGATGACGAGATGTTGTGTTTGTCCGGCGGCGAAACCATGATGAGTATGAACAGTGCCGGAATTGAGCCGGCCGGTTCTTCCATCACCCCATCGTCACTCATGTCGTCACACGATGCTTCCCATCTGCAATACCCCCAACCTG ggTTAATAACAGTGTTCATAAACGGAGTAGCAACAGAGGTTCCAAGAGGGCCAATAGACATGAAAGCAATGTTTGGAGGCGGAGAAGATGAGTTGTTGCTGTATCACTCTTCTGGAATTCCAATACCTATCAACCAATTTGGGATTTTACTTCAAACTTTAAGGCATGGTGAAAGCTATTTcctg GTATCGAGAACAGCCTAG